In Cryptosporangium phraense, the sequence CCCGGAGGATCGCGCCGGCCCGTTCGGCGGCCGCGAGCTCGCGCGGGCCGAGGCCGAGCTGGGTGAGCCGGCCCGCCTCCGGAGCCCGGAAGGGGACGTCGGTGAGCTCGTCGGCCAGCGCGTCGACGGCCGCGGCGACGGGCCGGGGGAGCGGCGGAGGGGCGTCCCGGTCGACGACCCTACCGTCACGGACGGTGAGCGGAGCGGCGATCAGAGCCAGCACCACGCTGCGGTCCGGGAGCTCGAGCGCGGCCCGGGCCTCGTCGATCGTCGGGCCGGCCTCCAGCGTGCCGGTCGCGCGGTGCTCGGCGAGCTGTTTCCGGAGACGTTCGCGCAGTTCGGCCGCGTGGTCGGCGTCGACCAGCCAGTCACCGGCGCGGAGCGCGCCGGCCGGGGGCATGGCGCCCAGCCCGGCGAGCTCGGCCGCGCGGACGAGCTTGCGCTGCCGGAGCAGGTGCTCGCCGAAGCCGCTGCCGACGGTCGGGCCGAGCTCGGCCAGCTCGGCCGCGCGGGCCGCGGCCGCACCGCGCCGGGCGAGCGCCGGGGGATCCGTGTCGAGCACGGTGACCCGCCCGATCACCCGGTGCGCGCCCGGATCGCGCAGCAACGCGCGGTCGCGGGCGGCCAGCGGCAGCGCCGTCCCGAGCGTCAGCCGTGCGTGTTGGAGTCCGTCCCCGTGGTTCGCGTCGTCCCGGAGGGGGCGGACCCGGACCGGGACGGCGGCCGAGCCGAGGTGGAGGACGAGTTCGGCCGGGGCGTCGCCCAGGTCGTCGCCGTCGACCCGCACGTCGATCAGCGCGGTGGACGTCCACCGGCCCGGCGTCAGCAGCGCGTCGCCCCGGTGGACGTCGTCCTTGTCGACGTTGCGCAGGTTGACGGCCACCCGGGCGACCGCGCTCACCGACTCGTGCGCCACCCCGAGCGCCTGGAGCCCGCGGACGACCGCGCTCCGCCCGTTGAGCGTGAGCTCGTCGCCGACCCGCATCGTGCCCGCGGTGAGCGTGCCGGTCACCACGGTGCCGCTGCCCCGGATCGTGAACGAGCGGTCGACCCAGAGCCGCACCGGCGCGGTCACGTCCGGCTCCGGCAGTCCGCCGACCAGCTCGGCGAGCCGCGCCCGCAGCGAGTCGAGGCCCTCGCCGGTCGCGCCGCTCACCGCGACCGCGGGCAGGCCGGCCAGCGAGGTGCCGCGCAGCCGCGAAGCGACCTCGGCCACGACCGGCGCCGGGGGAGCCAGGTCGCTGCGGGTCACGGCCAGCACCGCGTGCGACACCCCGAGCGCGTCCAGCGCCGCCACGTGCTCCGCGGTCTGCGGCATCCACCCCGAATCCGCCGCCACCACCAGCAGCACGGCCGGGACCGGGCCCACGCCGGCCAGCATGTTCGGCACGAACCGCTCGTGCCCGGGCACGTCGACGAACGCCACGTCGGCGCCGCCGGGCAGCGTCGTCCAGGCGAACCCGAGGTCGATCGTCATGCCCCGGCGCCGTTCCTCGGCCCAGCGGTCCGGCTCCATCCCGGTCAGCGCGCGGACCAGCGTCGACTTCCCGTGGTCGACGTGCCCGGCCGTCGCTAGGACGTGCATCCGTCCTCCGCGACCGCACGGACGGCGGCGAGCAGAGCGTCGTCCGACGAAGGAGGGATGCAGCGCAGGTCGAGCAGGAGAGCACCGCGCTCGACGCGGCCGACCACCGGCGGGTCACCCGCCCGCAGGGCCCCGGCCCAGGCCGCGGGGAGCGCGACCGCGGCCGACGGGAGCACGACGCCGGGCGCGCCCCCGCCGCCGACGACGCCGTCGCTCGGCCCGGCCTCGGCCGGGATCCCGTCGGCGCGCAGCGCGGCGGCCAGCGCCTCCGACCGGGACCGGAGCTCGGCCGGGTCCGCGTGCAGGGCCAGGTGGGTGGGGGTCGACGGGCCGGTCAGCGTGGCCTCCAGCGCGGCGAGCGTGAGCTTGTC encodes:
- the selB gene encoding selenocysteine-specific translation elongation factor; this encodes MHVLATAGHVDHGKSTLVRALTGMEPDRWAEERRRGMTIDLGFAWTTLPGGADVAFVDVPGHERFVPNMLAGVGPVPAVLLVVAADSGWMPQTAEHVAALDALGVSHAVLAVTRSDLAPPAPVVAEVASRLRGTSLAGLPAVAVSGATGEGLDSLRARLAELVGGLPEPDVTAPVRLWVDRSFTIRGSGTVVTGTLTAGTMRVGDELTLNGRSAVVRGLQALGVAHESVSAVARVAVNLRNVDKDDVHRGDALLTPGRWTSTALIDVRVDGDDLGDAPAELVLHLGSAAVPVRVRPLRDDANHGDGLQHARLTLGTALPLAARDRALLRDPGAHRVIGRVTVLDTDPPALARRGAAAARAAELAELGPTVGSGFGEHLLRQRKLVRAAELAGLGAMPPAGALRAGDWLVDADHAAELRERLRKQLAEHRATGTLEAGPTIDEARAALELPDRSVVLALIAAPLTVRDGRVVDRDAPPPLPRPVAAAVDALADELTDVPFRAPEAGRLTQLGLGPRELAAAERAGAILRVADTVVLLPGADDRAVEVLAGLDQPFTTSQARQALGTSRRVVLPLLAHLDRTLRTRRLPDDRREIIESTI